The Longimicrobiales bacterium nucleotide sequence GAGGGCTCATGGCGCCGCCAATCCTCCATCGTCGGCACGGACGCGTCGCAATTGGTCGATTCGAGGTCGAGGCGCCCCGCGGATGCCTGCCGGGCCGTGTCAGTTGGACGCGATCTCCGGGGCTACTGTCCGCCGAAGCGCCACTGCGGCTCGTAGTCGCGCGGCAGCGACAGCCCCAGCAGGCGGGCACGCACCAGCTCTACCGGCATGGTACCGCCCTGGAGGATCGCGTCATGGAATTCGCGCAGGCTCATCCGTCCGGATCCGACCAGCTCCTCCTGCAGAGCGCGGAACTGAAGTGCACCGAGCATGTACGCGGCCTGATACAGCGGCGGATAGGAGCCGTTGAGTGAGCGACGCACCTCGGCAGCGGCGTTCGCGCGCTCATGGCCGACGCGGTCGACGAGAAAGTCTATCGCCTCCTCGCCGGTCATCGTGCCGAGGTGCACGTTGAGCGAGAAGATGATGCGCGCCGCCCGGTGCATTCTCCAGAACAGCATGCCGATGCGGTCCTCCGGTGTCTGCGGAAACCCCACGTCCCAGAGAACCATCTCCCAGTAGACAGCGTTGCCCTCGTTCCAGAATGGTGTGGCGAACGCGCGCCGGTGCGGATTGTAGCGGCTGCTCATGTAGCCCTGTAGATGGTGGCCGGGGATGAGCTCGTGATGGACCACCGCGCGCGAGAAATGCACGTTGTTGCCGCGCATGGCCATCATCTTGTCTTCGTGCGTCATCTCGTCCGTCGGGAACGCCACCTGGATCACCTCGCCGCCGAGGTAGAACGGCGCGACCTTCTGCTGCTCGGGCGAGAGCATTTCCATCCGCCATATTTCCTTCGCCAGCGGCGGCACCGTGACGAGGTCGCGCGACTCGACGAACTCGATCGCCTCGACTGCGAGGCTGCGTGTGAGCTCTGTCTGCCGGCCGGGCTCGACATAGCGGGTCTTCACCTGCTCGAGCGCGGCCTTCCAGTCATCACCATGACCCATCTCGCGTGCCGCACGCTTCATCTCGGCCTCGCACCAGGCGAACTCGCGTTCGGCGATCGCGACCAGCTCGGCCGGCGTGTACGGGATGAACTCGTGCGCGAGATCGGCACGCAGGCCTTCCGTACCGATCGGGTCGCCGAGGATCGGGTCATCCTCCCCCTCGCGAATGCCGACGACGCGCTCCCGTAAAGTCTTCACGTACGATTCGAGCGCTGCATTCGCGCGCTCATACGGCTCGGCCGCCCACCACGTGAACTGAGGGTCGTAGCCGGAATAGAAGCGGTACCACCGCTGCAGCGTCTGGCGCAGGTCGTTGACGGCTGCGGCCGTACGGAACGCGATGACGGGCGTCGTCCGGACCGGTGCGACGGTATCGTTCTTCGTCGTTGTCGCTGGAGCGCGCGCATCGGTCTGCGCACGCCCGCCGTCGGCTGGATTGTTCGCCACCGCGGTGCGGCCACTGTCCCGCACGCCCGCCTCCACCGCACGGCGAACGTGATCGATGTCGGCAGCAAGTGCCGCCAGAGTCCTGGCGGAGGCCGGTGCGTCGATCGTCTGCAACTCGCGCCGGGCTTCCTGGAGGCGCACGATGTCACCGCTGAACGTCAGCAGTTCAGCCATCTCCGCCACCATGCGCTCCTCCCGTTCCAGCAGTGCCAGCTCATAGGCCAGCTCTGCGCGCAGCAGTACGTAGTCGATGCGCGATTCGGCATCCCACGTATCGAACGGCAGTCCCTCCAGCCGCTTCGTCCAGTCCGTGTAGAACGAGCGCAGCCGCTCCCTCCGTGTGGCCGACCAGGGCGCGTCGTGCCGGCGCAGGAGTGCGGCGCGGTCGATGCCGAAACGGGTGACGGCATCGTGCAGCTCACTCGTCGTCGCTGCCGTGAGTGCCGCTGCGGGCGGCACGGACTCCGTCTCGCGGATCGGCGCGGTCTGGGCGCTGACATGGGTCGGAACGAGGGTCGCGCCGAGGATCACGACTGTTGCCGACAGGTATGCGGGCGTGCGCATCATGAGGTGTCCGGGCTGGATTGAACCTGCACCGCCAGTTGGCCGTGCACGAAGGATGCGGTAAAGTAGGGTGCCGGCCGGAGCATCGCCATCATCGCGCTGCCCGCAGCCGTCCGAAGGATAGTGGAGCTGCATGCACAGGTCAGTGGAATCACTGGTACGCGAGGCCGAAGAATCCGGCCGTCAGTTGCCGGATGTCGTGCTTCAGATGGAGGTGGATGAGAGCGGTGTCTCCGCGGAGGAGATCCGCGCCCGCGTCCGCCACACGCTGCGCGTGATGCGCAGCGCCATCGAAGAGGGGCTCAGGGGCGAGTCGCGGTCACCGAGCGGGCTGACGGGCGGGCGGGCGAAGCGGCTGTTCGACAACGGGCCGCGCCTGCTGGGCCCGCGCGTCACCATGACGCTCGCGCGTGCGATCGGCACGCTCGAGGTCAACGCCGCAATGGGCCTGATCGTCGCCGCGCCGACGGCCGGCGCGGCCGGTGTACTGCCCGCGATCCTGATGAGCGTCGGCGAGTTCCTGGAGCTGGACGAGGAGAAGCTCGTCGACGCGATGCTCGTTGCGGGCGGAATCGGCGGCGTCATCGCGCACCGCGCATCACTGTCGGGTGCCGAGGGCGGCTGCCAGGCGGAAACCGGTACAGCGGCCGCGATGGGTGCCGCGGCCGTCTGCTGGATCGCCGGCGGTACCGGCGAGCAGGTCGCGACGTCCGTGGCGCTCTCGCTCCAGGGCATGCTCGGCCTGATCTGCGATCCGATCGGCGGCCTGGTCGAGATCCCATGCATCTACCGCAACGCGTCCGCCGCCATGCAGGCCATCGCGGCCGCCGAGATGGCCCTCGCCGGCTGTGACTTCCCCGTATCGGCTGATGAGGTCATCGACGTAATGGGCGAGGTCGGCAGGAAGATGCCCGTCGCCTACCGCGAAACCGCGCTCGGCGGCCTCGCGGCCACACCGTCCGCACGCCGGCTCGTACAGATTCAGCCATCCCGCACACCGACGGGTATCAGCCAGTGAACGGCACCCGATTCCGGGCCGCCCGCAGCAGGGCCCGCCCGGCCAGGAGCTGAGTCATGGTCTCACTGTTCGACATCATTGGTCCGGTAATGGTCGGACCGTCGTCATCGCACACGGCCGGCGCGTGCCGGCTGGGCCTCATCGCGCGCGCCATATTCGGTGGCACACCCGCCTCTGCGCGCATCGGACTGCATGGCTCGTTTGCCGCCACGGGCGAGGGTCACGGCACGCACCGCGCGATCGTCGGCGGTCTGGTCGGCATTGCACCGGACGACCTGCGGCTCCGGCGCGCCTACGATGAGGCGAAGGCGGCCGGGCTGGACTGGACGTTCGAGGATCTCGATCTGGGCGAGGACGCGCATCCGAACACAGCCGTGTTCGACCTCGTGCGCGGCGATGGGAAGGTGCACGTGCGCGGCGCTTCCGTCGGCGGCGGGCGCGTCGAGGTGACGGAGATCGACGGTTTCCCGGTATCGCTCGGCGGTGACTACCACACGCTGGTCGTCCTCGCCCGTGACGAGCCGGGCACGATCATGACGATCACGGGACTGTGTGCCGCGCAGCACATCAACCTCGCCACAATGCGCGTCGATCGCACGGGCCGTCACAAGGATGCCCTGATGACCATCGAAGCCGATACGGCGATACCCGACGATGTCCTCGAGGAGCTGCGCGGCTTCGACTGGGTGAAATGGGCACGCAGCATCGAGAAGATCGCGTGATGGAGCAGCCTGCCGCACCCGCGGAGGAGACCCGACGCAGTGTCCCCTTCATCCACATCGGCGTCATCGTCGCCACCGGTGTGCTGCTGCTCATTGGTGCCGTGGGCCTCTTCCTGTGGT carries:
- the sdaAB gene encoding L-serine ammonia-lyase, iron-sulfur-dependent subunit beta, yielding MVSLFDIIGPVMVGPSSSHTAGACRLGLIARAIFGGTPASARIGLHGSFAATGEGHGTHRAIVGGLVGIAPDDLRLRRAYDEAKAAGLDWTFEDLDLGEDAHPNTAVFDLVRGDGKVHVRGASVGGGRVEVTEIDGFPVSLGGDYHTLVVLARDEPGTIMTITGLCAAQHINLATMRVDRTGRHKDALMTIEADTAIPDDVLEELRGFDWVKWARSIEKIA
- the sdaAA gene encoding L-serine ammonia-lyase, iron-sulfur-dependent, subunit alpha, which codes for MHRSVESLVREAEESGRQLPDVVLQMEVDESGVSAEEIRARVRHTLRVMRSAIEEGLRGESRSPSGLTGGRAKRLFDNGPRLLGPRVTMTLARAIGTLEVNAAMGLIVAAPTAGAAGVLPAILMSVGEFLELDEEKLVDAMLVAGGIGGVIAHRASLSGAEGGCQAETGTAAAMGAAAVCWIAGGTGEQVATSVALSLQGMLGLICDPIGGLVEIPCIYRNASAAMQAIAAAEMALAGCDFPVSADEVIDVMGEVGRKMPVAYRETALGGLAATPSARRLVQIQPSRTPTGISQ
- a CDS encoding DUF885 family protein; the protein is MMRTPAYLSATVVILGATLVPTHVSAQTAPIRETESVPPAAALTAATTSELHDAVTRFGIDRAALLRRHDAPWSATRRERLRSFYTDWTKRLEGLPFDTWDAESRIDYVLLRAELAYELALLEREERMVAEMAELLTFSGDIVRLQEARRELQTIDAPASARTLAALAADIDHVRRAVEAGVRDSGRTAVANNPADGGRAQTDARAPATTTKNDTVAPVRTTPVIAFRTAAAVNDLRQTLQRWYRFYSGYDPQFTWWAAEPYERANAALESYVKTLRERVVGIREGEDDPILGDPIGTEGLRADLAHEFIPYTPAELVAIAEREFAWCEAEMKRAAREMGHGDDWKAALEQVKTRYVEPGRQTELTRSLAVEAIEFVESRDLVTVPPLAKEIWRMEMLSPEQQKVAPFYLGGEVIQVAFPTDEMTHEDKMMAMRGNNVHFSRAVVHHELIPGHHLQGYMSSRYNPHRRAFATPFWNEGNAVYWEMVLWDVGFPQTPEDRIGMLFWRMHRAARIIFSLNVHLGTMTGEEAIDFLVDRVGHERANAAAEVRRSLNGSYPPLYQAAYMLGALQFRALQEELVGSGRMSLREFHDAILQGGTMPVELVRARLLGLSLPRDYEPQWRFGGQ